One genomic window of Mucilaginibacter sp. SJ includes the following:
- a CDS encoding DUF922 domain-containing protein, with amino-acid sequence MSSVLNRGGLWLPVILYMLVFCPLNSKAQKTNAEIVLTNRQLNEKSNEFYIANVTDERPDRSAVAWLLSATGNLPAVKHEVDLQGGTATAVKQFADYAIPVNKMLRPVVIRIKKLKLTETAMADGRIEGRLEIQLWFELKKAEDNVHLIDYPAATTYYRSAGQQYDTGALMSRALEAGLVYFNRWMNREAATNIKLAKGVKLIFTDYSEQPEGDTIYYSAGRPLTWNDFQDKARGEKYVAEVQPSFGYTEQAEVEKSIVVVKISMRVFLPKSAAWVKPEGRTDYALNHEQRHFDIVAIVARHFKKALLTMKLPVDNYDGYINVQYLDSYREMNQLQEQYDNETNHGTNQYYQQEWNMKIDGFLRD; translated from the coding sequence ATGAGTAGCGTTCTTAATAGAGGCGGATTGTGGTTACCGGTGATTTTGTACATGTTGGTGTTTTGTCCGTTAAATTCAAAAGCACAAAAAACAAATGCCGAAATTGTTTTAACAAACAGGCAGTTAAATGAAAAATCGAACGAATTTTATATCGCAAATGTTACTGATGAACGGCCCGATCGAAGTGCGGTCGCCTGGTTATTATCGGCCACAGGTAATTTGCCCGCAGTAAAACATGAAGTTGATTTACAGGGAGGCACAGCAACAGCTGTTAAACAATTTGCTGATTATGCTATCCCCGTTAATAAGATGTTACGCCCGGTAGTCATCCGCATTAAGAAGTTAAAGCTTACTGAAACGGCAATGGCCGATGGCAGGATAGAAGGCCGGCTGGAGATACAATTATGGTTTGAATTGAAAAAGGCTGAGGACAATGTGCATTTGATTGATTATCCGGCGGCCACAACATACTATCGCAGCGCGGGACAACAGTATGATACCGGGGCGCTGATGAGCCGGGCCCTTGAAGCCGGCCTGGTGTATTTTAACAGATGGATGAATCGTGAAGCGGCCACTAACATCAAACTGGCTAAGGGAGTAAAATTAATCTTTACCGATTATTCGGAACAGCCGGAAGGCGATACCATTTACTACTCGGCCGGGCGGCCTTTAACCTGGAATGATTTTCAGGATAAAGCCCGGGGCGAAAAGTATGTTGCCGAAGTGCAGCCAAGTTTCGGTTACACAGAACAGGCAGAAGTAGAGAAGTCGATAGTTGTAGTGAAGATAAGCATGCGCGTGTTTTTACCTAAAAGTGCCGCCTGGGTAAAACCGGAGGGTCGTACAGACTATGCTCTAAACCATGAGCAGCGGCATTTTGATATTGTAGCGATAGTAGCCCGGCATTTTAAGAAAGCCCTTCTGACTATGAAACTCCCGGTTGATAACTATGATGGCTATATTAATGTACAATACCTCGACTCGTACCGTGAAATGAACCAGCTACAAGAACAGTATGATAATGAAACCAATCATGGCACAAACCAATACTACCAACAGGAATGGAATATGAAGATAGATGGGTTTTTAAGAGATTAA
- a CDS encoding tetratricopeptide repeat protein has translation MIKTRYITLLIPVFLFSAARAQQNPSTQIYRTYHAAIDLMDKGKFASAAEQFRLVEAYKIKTSTQPQFETELSLTKENCQYYEAFCALNLGNDDAESMFLRFIKEHPENPLTKQAFFQIGKSYFKQGKYEDAIRWFNKVEAGELNGHDNTEYKFRKGYAYFSLKDYKNAQLLFGEVKNKRSEFTEDATYYFAYIAYLNKDYHLALVNFEKLKNSKKYENSYPYYISAVYFLDKRYDDVINYAVPIVNKTHQQNETEMLRIIAASYFAKDDYDNAVKYYGRFEDRDQGRTQNTQDSYQMGYTYYKVGNYAKAASELEKLVEQHDVYSQSGNYTLGDVFLKMNNKQSARNAFLNASKLDYDKQLQEDALYEYAKLSYELDFNLQALGATRLYLANYPRSKRIDEVKVLLGEELLNSRSYKEAVEILEPIPNKSQSARLAYQKVTYYRGLEFYNERAFENAIGIFLRSLKDPVDSKTEALTTYWMAEAMFEVRKYGESVENFEKFLSMPEAKETDVSNYANYALAYAAFGDEQYKKAATYFERFLQGDVKDVNTQNDAITRLADSYFVLKSYGSAMTYYNRIIAMHNQGEDYALFQRGMIQGLQGSLDTKISTLNDVLNKFPNSDYADDASFEIAYTYFLKTDGDKAKADLNAMIQKYPRSSYVPRALVTIGLIDYNAGNDDLAVESFKKVVQDYSSTDEAKQALKQIEKIYTDKGDAQTFINYAGTTPIGNYTTSDQESIMITAANNLYLKGDWQGTVSAVNAYFDKFPGKQIYEKQARFIRAQGLANLGRTEEAVVDYNVILNDWTSAYSEKALISMAKLYMQQKKYNEAVVFLKRLETNSEYKSDYTFAITNLMYCYSEMQMTDDAIKYAELVKTNDKTSQEDKFKTGLYEGKAYLSTGDTTLAVKQFTYTATNTKTIAAAEARYNLALIEYEKGRYKTSQKMCFDLAKEMPNYDYWVAKTYILLSDTYVGLKDTFQAKATLQSIIDNYKADDDILPTAKEKLDKLSGRKTKAPAAGTKETAQPDTTNKQ, from the coding sequence ATGATCAAAACAAGATACATCACCCTGCTCATTCCCGTATTTTTATTTTCAGCTGCACGAGCCCAGCAAAACCCTTCCACTCAAATTTACCGTACTTATCACGCGGCTATTGATTTGATGGACAAAGGAAAATTTGCTTCGGCGGCCGAACAATTCCGCCTGGTTGAAGCTTACAAAATTAAAACGAGCACCCAGCCACAGTTTGAAACCGAGCTATCGCTCACTAAGGAAAACTGCCAGTATTATGAAGCATTCTGCGCCCTTAACCTGGGTAATGATGATGCCGAAAGCATGTTTCTCCGTTTTATAAAAGAACACCCTGAAAATCCGCTTACCAAACAGGCTTTTTTCCAGATTGGTAAATCGTATTTTAAACAAGGTAAATATGAAGACGCTATCCGCTGGTTTAACAAGGTTGAGGCAGGTGAGCTAAACGGACATGACAATACCGAATATAAATTCCGTAAAGGTTATGCCTACTTTTCGTTAAAGGATTACAAAAATGCCCAGCTGCTTTTTGGCGAGGTTAAAAATAAACGGTCGGAATTTACTGAGGATGCTACTTATTACTTTGCTTACATAGCTTATTTAAACAAGGACTATCACCTGGCGCTGGTAAATTTTGAAAAGCTTAAAAATTCTAAGAAATACGAAAACAGCTATCCGTACTATATTTCGGCTGTTTACTTTTTAGATAAACGCTATGATGATGTGATCAATTATGCTGTTCCTATTGTAAATAAAACCCACCAGCAAAACGAAACGGAAATGCTGCGCATCATCGCTGCATCATACTTTGCCAAAGACGATTATGACAATGCGGTTAAGTACTATGGCCGTTTTGAAGACCGAGATCAGGGCCGTACCCAAAACACGCAGGACAGCTACCAGATGGGTTATACTTATTATAAAGTAGGCAACTATGCCAAAGCTGCCAGCGAACTGGAAAAACTGGTTGAACAGCACGATGTTTACAGCCAAAGCGGTAACTATACCCTGGGCGATGTGTTCCTGAAAATGAACAATAAACAGAGTGCACGTAACGCGTTCCTCAACGCCTCCAAGCTTGATTATGATAAGCAATTACAGGAAGATGCCCTTTATGAATACGCCAAACTATCATACGAGCTCGACTTTAACCTGCAGGCTTTAGGTGCTACAAGATTATACTTAGCTAACTATCCGCGCTCAAAGCGTATTGATGAAGTGAAGGTTTTATTAGGCGAGGAATTATTGAACTCACGCAGCTATAAAGAAGCTGTTGAGATCCTGGAGCCAATCCCTAATAAAAGCCAGAGTGCACGTTTAGCTTATCAAAAAGTTACTTACTACCGCGGTCTGGAATTTTACAATGAGCGTGCTTTTGAAAACGCTATCGGTATTTTCCTGCGCTCATTAAAAGATCCGGTTGATAGTAAGACCGAAGCTTTAACCACCTATTGGATGGCTGAGGCCATGTTTGAGGTTCGCAAATACGGCGAATCGGTAGAAAACTTTGAAAAGTTCCTGAGTATGCCCGAGGCTAAGGAAACTGATGTTTCTAACTACGCCAACTATGCTTTAGCTTACGCGGCCTTTGGCGATGAGCAGTATAAAAAAGCCGCTACTTACTTTGAGAGGTTTTTACAGGGAGATGTAAAAGATGTAAATACCCAAAATGATGCAATTACCCGCCTGGCCGACAGCTATTTTGTACTGAAAAGCTATGGCAGTGCCATGACCTATTATAACCGCATTATAGCCATGCATAACCAGGGCGAAGATTATGCCTTGTTTCAGCGTGGTATGATCCAGGGCTTACAGGGTTCATTGGATACTAAGATCAGTACCCTGAATGATGTACTGAACAAGTTCCCTAACTCTGATTACGCCGATGATGCATCATTTGAGATAGCTTATACTTATTTCCTGAAAACAGACGGCGATAAAGCTAAAGCCGATCTGAATGCCATGATCCAGAAATATCCGCGCAGCAGCTACGTACCGCGCGCGCTGGTTACCATCGGCTTGATTGATTACAATGCAGGCAATGATGACCTTGCTGTTGAATCATTTAAAAAAGTGGTGCAGGATTATTCCTCAACCGATGAAGCTAAACAGGCTTTGAAACAGATTGAAAAGATCTATACAGATAAAGGTGATGCTCAAACATTCATCAATTATGCAGGCACCACCCCTATTGGTAACTATACCACCTCCGACCAGGAAAGCATTATGATAACCGCAGCCAATAACCTTTACCTTAAAGGCGACTGGCAGGGTACTGTAAGCGCAGTAAACGCTTATTTTGATAAGTTCCCGGGCAAACAGATCTACGAAAAACAAGCCCGCTTTATCCGTGCGCAGGGATTGGCTAATTTAGGTCGTACAGAAGAAGCTGTTGTTGATTATAACGTGATCCTGAACGACTGGACCAGTGCCTACAGCGAAAAGGCATTGATCAGCATGGCTAAATTATACATGCAGCAAAAGAAATATAACGAAGCGGTAGTATTTCTGAAAAGGCTCGAAACCAACTCAGAATATAAATCCGATTATACCTTCGCCATTACTAACCTGATGTACTGCTATTCGGAAATGCAAATGACCGATGATGCCATTAAATACGCCGAGCTGGTTAAAACAAATGATAAAACATCGCAGGAAGACAAGTTTAAAACCGGCTTGTACGAAGGCAAGGCTTATCTTTCAACCGGCGATACTACCCTGGCTGTTAAACAGTTCACCTATACTGCAACAAACACCAAAACCATTGCCGCTGCCGAAGCCCGTTATAATCTTGCACTTATTGAGTATGAAAAGGGCCGTTATAAGACATCACAAAAAATGTGTTTTGACCTGGCCAAGGAAATGCCAAACTATGATTACTGGGTAGCCAAAACATACATTTTGTTATCTGACACCTATGTAGGCTTAAAAGATACCTTCCAGGCCAAGGCAACCCTGCAAAGTATCATTGATAACTATAAAGCCGATGACGATATATTACCTACTGCTAAAGAGAAGCTGGATAAACTGAGCGGCCGCAAAACCAAAGCCCCTGCCGCAGGCACCAAAGAAACTGCCCAGCCCGATACAACTAACAAACAGTAA
- a CDS encoding HU domain-containing protein, protein MDIANYLSELLGRYTEISVPGLGCFSRLRVNGYYDDVQATFYPPGHKLHFDQEAKDDEILTRHIAEKKKISLASSKYFTEKYINSLKQELVLHEVPFAQLGWFYMQEGKIAFRPQEQAPGSDPLFFGLTSVTINKVNYVPPPPPPPPLPTAIPLQQTYTPPPTAATVVEQPEYIDDEPEVKRGISIWAIIAIAVVVLAAAAFGVYKYNPALLHLNNGSPKEQPKVEKPKAAPVVKPDSIQKDSTPTVADTTKTISKRIEALNKPAAKTDTVAQPEFAIFLGSFKTVTKSNEAVKDYKSKGIDARLLKGPGTGPRIKIIIGGFSSSEEAEAVRKKLISQGKITKDTYSKQITDSTK, encoded by the coding sequence ATGGACATAGCCAATTATTTAAGCGAACTACTCGGCCGGTACACCGAAATAAGTGTACCTGGCTTGGGCTGCTTTTCGCGCCTGCGTGTAAATGGCTATTATGATGATGTACAGGCAACTTTTTATCCGCCCGGTCATAAGCTGCATTTTGATCAGGAGGCTAAAGACGATGAGATCCTGACACGTCATATTGCCGAAAAGAAAAAGATCTCACTGGCATCATCCAAATATTTCACCGAAAAATACATCAATAGCCTCAAGCAAGAGTTGGTGCTGCATGAAGTACCTTTTGCCCAATTGGGCTGGTTTTATATGCAGGAAGGCAAAATTGCTTTCAGACCTCAGGAACAGGCACCGGGCAGCGATCCTTTGTTCTTTGGCCTTACCTCGGTAACCATTAACAAGGTGAACTATGTACCCCCGCCACCACCGCCGCCGCCCTTGCCTACGGCCATCCCTTTACAGCAAACCTATACACCGCCGCCGACAGCAGCAACCGTTGTTGAGCAGCCTGAGTATATTGATGATGAACCCGAAGTTAAGCGGGGTATCAGCATTTGGGCTATAATAGCAATTGCAGTGGTTGTACTTGCCGCAGCAGCTTTTGGCGTATATAAATATAACCCCGCACTATTACATCTTAACAATGGCAGCCCTAAAGAACAACCAAAGGTTGAAAAGCCTAAAGCTGCTCCCGTAGTTAAGCCGGATAGTATCCAAAAGGATTCTACTCCAACGGTTGCTGATACGACAAAGACAATTTCTAAACGTATTGAAGCGTTAAATAAACCGGCAGCTAAAACAGATACCGTAGCACAGCCGGAGTTTGCCATATTTTTAGGATCGTTTAAAACAGTAACCAAAAGCAATGAGGCCGTTAAAGATTATAAAAGCAAGGGAATTGACGCCCGCTTGCTGAAAGGCCCCGGAACCGGTCCGCGGATCAAGATCATAATTGGAGGGTTTTCCTCATCTGAGGAAGCAGAAGCCGTGAGAAAAAAACTCATATCACAAGGAAAAATAACTAAAGACACATACTCAAAACAAATTACTGATTCCACGAAATGA
- a CDS encoding MotA/TolQ/ExbB proton channel family protein: MTLLLIQQITDTAKHLADTANHAVTTAALPTEELRFGDLLIKGGWVMIPIGILAVLGLVIFFERYFTIRKASRDESNLMVQVRASIHSGNLESAIAICRNNNTPLGRMLQKGLLRIGRPIKDIEGAIENVGKLEVSKLEKNIGILGIVAGIAPMFGFLGTIAGVIKIFYDISKTDNISMGVISGGLYVKMVTSAAGLFVGIVAYVCYHILNMMVDKVILKLETDAIEFIDLLEEPSK, encoded by the coding sequence ATGACTTTATTATTAATTCAGCAAATTACAGATACCGCCAAACACCTGGCAGATACCGCAAACCACGCCGTAACAACCGCAGCCCTGCCAACTGAAGAACTTCGCTTTGGCGACCTGCTGATCAAGGGTGGCTGGGTAATGATCCCGATAGGTATTTTAGCTGTACTGGGGCTGGTAATATTTTTTGAACGTTACTTTACTATCCGTAAAGCATCTCGTGATGAATCAAACCTGATGGTACAGGTACGCGCCAGTATCCACTCGGGCAATTTGGAATCGGCTATTGCCATTTGCCGTAACAATAACACTCCGCTTGGGCGCATGCTGCAAAAAGGCTTACTGCGCATTGGCAGACCTATAAAAGATATTGAAGGCGCCATTGAAAACGTTGGCAAGCTCGAAGTATCCAAACTGGAAAAAAATATTGGAATTTTAGGTATCGTAGCAGGTATAGCGCCGATGTTTGGTTTCCTTGGTACCATTGCCGGTGTAATCAAGATTTTTTATGATATCTCAAAAACGGATAACATCAGCATGGGTGTAATCTCTGGCGGTTTATACGTAAAAATGGTAACATCAGCCGCAGGTTTGTTTGTAGGTATCGTAGCTTATGTTTGCTACCACATTTTAAATATGATGGTTGATAAGGTGATACTGAAGCTGGAAACCGACGCCATTGAATTTATTGACCTGTTAGAGGAGCCGAGCAAATGA
- a CDS encoding ExbD/TolR family protein, with translation MNLRKRHRGASAEVHTSAMNDIMFFLLLFFLIASTVTNPNVIKLVLPKSSTGQSVSKKTITVSVTKDLKYYVDKKEIPVDALQTTLAGYKTLATELTIVLYVDKTVAIQDVVQVMDVAQKLNIKLVLATEPKG, from the coding sequence ATGAATTTAAGAAAAAGACACAGGGGTGCATCGGCAGAGGTACATACATCGGCAATGAACGATATTATGTTTTTCCTGCTGCTGTTTTTCCTTATAGCCTCAACAGTTACCAACCCTAACGTTATTAAGCTGGTGTTGCCTAAATCATCAACAGGGCAGTCGGTATCTAAAAAAACCATAACTGTTTCAGTAACCAAAGACCTGAAGTACTACGTAGATAAAAAAGAGATCCCGGTAGATGCTTTGCAAACCACACTGGCGGGTTACAAAACCCTGGCTACCGAACTTACCATAGTTTTGTATGTTGATAAAACTGTAGCCATACAGGATGTGGTACAGGTGATGGACGTGGCACAAAAGTTGAACATTAAACTGGTTTTGGCAACAGAACCTAAGGGATAA
- a CDS encoding energy transducer TonB: MEYREENNYPKAFIATGIIMAVLIAACYFIVFKNPPVEENGTGGILVNYGTVDEGMGDDYMSTEEPSVAEKANHTKPDKVTESKPTEEKPTPESSEKTVVTQNNEDAPEVAAPTKKPSQNVAPTPPVKTPPAKPTVNQNALYKGKASTGTGEGDGTGKTPGNQGKTTGTTLTNNYNGTGSGNGGSLNMAQRNFVSRPSVSDDNRQSGKIVVDIRVDKDGNVTYARAGARGTTISDAGLLQKCEDAVKNSKLNPLDNAPDQQQGTVVFVFKVN, translated from the coding sequence ATGGAGTACAGGGAAGAAAATAACTATCCGAAAGCATTTATAGCAACAGGCATTATTATGGCTGTGCTGATAGCGGCATGTTATTTTATCGTATTCAAAAATCCGCCGGTTGAAGAGAACGGAACAGGCGGCATATTGGTAAACTACGGTACGGTTGATGAAGGTATGGGCGATGATTACATGAGCACCGAAGAACCTTCGGTAGCGGAAAAAGCCAATCATACTAAACCGGATAAAGTTACCGAAAGTAAACCCACCGAAGAAAAACCAACGCCCGAAAGCAGCGAAAAAACGGTAGTTACCCAAAATAACGAGGATGCCCCAGAAGTGGCCGCGCCTACTAAAAAGCCAAGTCAAAATGTTGCCCCTACTCCACCGGTAAAAACACCGCCGGCAAAACCTACTGTTAACCAAAATGCTTTATATAAAGGCAAAGCATCAACGGGTACAGGCGAGGGCGATGGCACAGGCAAAACTCCGGGCAACCAGGGTAAAACCACAGGTACAACACTTACCAATAATTATAACGGAACAGGATCCGGCAATGGCGGCAGCCTGAACATGGCACAGCGTAACTTCGTAAGTCGCCCCTCTGTAAGCGATGATAACCGGCAAAGCGGTAAAATTGTAGTTGATATCCGGGTTGATAAAGATGGCAACGTTACTTATGCCCGTGCCGGGGCCCGTGGTACCACCATATCAGATGCAGGCTTGCTTCAAAAATGCGAAGATGCTGTAAAAAATTCCAAACTTAACCCGCTTGATAATGCCCCCGATCAGCAACAGGGTACCGTTGTTTTTGTGTTTAAGGTAAATTGA
- a CDS encoding bifunctional folylpolyglutamate synthase/dihydrofolate synthase, which produces MNYEQTIQYLYTQLPMFTRDGASAFKKDLTNTLELCKRLSNPQHKFKSIHVGGTNGKGSTSHMLAAILQTAGYKTGLYTSPHLKDFRERIRINGQMISEQTVIDFVEDHRANFDEIAPSFFEMTVALAFDVFAKEKVDIAVIEVGLGGRLDSTNVISPLLSVITNIGWDHMNMLGDTLQLIAGEKAGIIKPGVPVIIGEQQPEVANVFIDKAAQANSSIQFASEEWDVKQIKGERQKAKGSVRESLDIKIKHKDSILKTYDLELDLTGSYQLKNVKTVLSAVNELRGQGFVITDEHLETALRRVKTLTGLHGRWEILSQNPLTICDTGHNPDGVEEVMKNIASVKYNHLHMVIGMVNDKDTGKVLPLLPKDATYYFCKPDIPRGLSAESMKAQAQAHGLIGEAYLSVKEALLSAQKNAANDDLVFVGGSTFVVAEVV; this is translated from the coding sequence ATGAACTACGAACAAACCATCCAATACCTCTACACCCAGCTCCCCATGTTTACGCGTGACGGGGCTTCAGCTTTTAAAAAAGACCTTACCAATACGCTTGAACTTTGTAAGCGCCTGAGCAATCCTCAGCATAAGTTTAAAAGCATACATGTGGGCGGTACCAATGGTAAAGGATCAACATCGCACATGCTGGCGGCCATTTTACAAACAGCGGGTTACAAAACAGGGCTTTATACTTCACCCCATCTCAAAGATTTTCGCGAGCGGATCCGCATTAACGGACAAATGATCAGCGAGCAAACCGTAATTGATTTTGTTGAGGATCACAGGGCCAATTTTGATGAAATAGCCCCCTCCTTTTTTGAGATGACCGTAGCTCTTGCCTTTGATGTTTTCGCCAAAGAAAAGGTAGATATCGCCGTTATTGAGGTAGGTTTAGGCGGTCGGCTGGATTCAACCAATGTGATCAGCCCGCTGCTCTCGGTAATTACCAATATAGGCTGGGACCACATGAATATGCTTGGCGATACCCTGCAACTAATAGCCGGCGAAAAAGCAGGCATCATCAAACCAGGCGTCCCGGTGATCATTGGTGAACAACAGCCGGAGGTAGCAAACGTGTTTATTGATAAAGCCGCACAAGCTAACAGCAGCATTCAGTTTGCATCGGAAGAGTGGGACGTGAAGCAGATTAAAGGCGAAAGGCAAAAGGCGAAAGGTAGCGTCCGGGAATCTTTGGATATCAAAATTAAGCATAAAGACTCCATACTTAAAACTTACGACTTAGAACTCGACCTCACCGGTTCCTATCAGCTTAAAAATGTAAAAACAGTTTTATCTGCTGTTAATGAATTACGCGGGCAAGGCTTTGTAATTACCGATGAGCACCTTGAAACAGCCTTAAGGCGGGTCAAAACCCTCACCGGTTTACATGGCCGCTGGGAAATATTAAGTCAAAATCCGCTTACTATTTGCGATACCGGGCATAACCCCGATGGTGTTGAGGAAGTAATGAAAAACATCGCATCTGTTAAATACAATCACCTGCATATGGTTATCGGAATGGTAAATGATAAAGATACCGGCAAAGTATTACCGCTGCTGCCCAAAGATGCTACTTATTATTTCTGCAAGCCGGATATTCCAAGAGGATTGAGCGCTGAAAGCATGAAAGCACAGGCGCAGGCTCATGGTTTAATTGGTGAGGCCTACCTCTCTGTAAAGGAAGCATTGCTATCGGCACAAAAAAATGCAGCTAATGATGATCTTGTTTTTGTAGGCGGCAGCACTTTTGTGGTGGCCGAGGTTGTCTGA
- a CDS encoding lipocalin-like domain-containing protein encodes MKYKSLLILMLFTICRASAQNKPSVHNLTGTYELVTVDNIAADGSRTHLYGDSPKGILVIDAMGHYALQIYSEGRLKFASGDKAKGTDGENRAAIKGCNAHYGIYKVEENNIIFNIEHASFPNWEGTQQKRPFTISGDIFKYTVPAPTTGGAITGEVVWKKLSESEFTGFKN; translated from the coding sequence ATGAAATATAAATCGCTTTTGATCCTGATGCTGTTTACCATATGTAGGGCATCGGCACAGAACAAACCCTCTGTTCATAATTTGACCGGAACCTATGAATTGGTAACAGTTGATAATATTGCTGCCGACGGTAGCCGCACCCATCTTTACGGTGATTCGCCGAAGGGAATCCTTGTAATTGATGCCATGGGACATTACGCTTTACAGATCTACAGTGAAGGCCGGCTAAAATTTGCATCGGGTGATAAAGCTAAGGGTACCGACGGAGAGAACCGAGCAGCGATAAAAGGGTGTAACGCTCATTATGGTATCTATAAAGTTGAAGAGAATAATATCATTTTCAATATAGAACATGCATCATTCCCAAACTGGGAGGGCACACAGCAAAAACGCCCCTTTACAATTTCGGGCGATATTTTTAAGTACACTGTACCTGCGCCAACTACCGGTGGAGCGATAACAGGGGAGGTGGTTTGGAAGAAACTGTCTGAATCAGAATTTACAGGATTTAAGAATTAA
- a CDS encoding winged helix-turn-helix transcriptional regulator, whose product MKKKSNHPAPKCGIDYAFQRIGGKYKGRILWRLRNDTMRYGELRRTVTGVTSKMLTQALRELEDDCLIVRQVHVEVPPRVEYTLTDTGRELLPFLQLLRDWAKHQMQVNDIVAMP is encoded by the coding sequence ATGAAAAAAAAATCAAATCATCCGGCACCAAAATGTGGTATTGACTACGCTTTTCAGCGGATAGGCGGCAAATATAAAGGGCGTATCCTGTGGCGTTTGCGCAATGACACCATGCGTTATGGTGAGTTACGTCGCACTGTAACAGGCGTAACCTCTAAAATGCTTACCCAGGCCCTGCGTGAGCTGGAAGATGATTGCCTCATTGTTCGGCAGGTGCATGTTGAAGTACCCCCAAGGGTTGAATATACCCTCACCGATACAGGCCGGGAATTACTGCCTTTTTTACAATTACTACGCGATTGGGCCAAACATCAGATGCAGGTTAATGATATAGTAGCTATGCCATAA
- the mgrA gene encoding L-glyceraldehyde 3-phosphate reductase produces MTYIASADRYQTMQYRRCGNSGIKLPAISLGLWHNFGHVDVADNYRKILHLAFDSGITHFDLANNYGPPPGSAEENFGKILKEDFRDYRDELIISSKAGYTMWPGPYGDWGSKKYLVSSLDQSLKRMGLDYVDIFYHHRPDPNTPLEETMAALDLIVRQGKALYIGVSNYPAELASRAIKILKELGTPCLIHQPKYSMFERWVEGGLLNVLGNEGVGCIPFSPLAQGLLTDKYLHGIPEDSRAARPTGFLQKSHITDERLNQIRDLNSLAAQRGQSLAQMALAWILKDERVTSVLIGASRPEQLSDSLKALDKLQFSVEELARIEEILAP; encoded by the coding sequence ATGACATATATAGCATCTGCCGATAGGTATCAAACAATGCAATATCGCCGCTGTGGCAACAGTGGCATCAAACTTCCGGCTATTTCATTAGGCCTTTGGCACAATTTCGGTCACGTTGATGTTGCCGATAATTACCGTAAGATATTGCATCTTGCTTTCGACAGCGGCATCACCCATTTTGACCTGGCCAACAATTATGGCCCGCCTCCCGGCTCGGCCGAAGAGAATTTTGGGAAGATCCTGAAAGAAGATTTCCGCGATTACCGTGACGAACTTATTATATCAAGCAAAGCCGGTTACACCATGTGGCCGGGCCCGTATGGTGACTGGGGCTCGAAGAAATACCTGGTATCCAGTCTTGATCAAAGTCTTAAACGCATGGGGCTCGATTACGTGGATATCTTTTACCACCATCGCCCCGATCCAAACACGCCACTTGAGGAAACCATGGCTGCGTTGGATCTCATCGTTCGCCAGGGAAAAGCTTTGTATATTGGTGTTTCCAACTACCCAGCAGAACTGGCCTCAAGAGCTATCAAAATACTCAAAGAGCTTGGTACGCCGTGCCTTATTCATCAGCCCAAATACTCTATGTTTGAACGTTGGGTTGAAGGCGGTTTGCTGAATGTTTTAGGTAACGAAGGCGTAGGCTGTATCCCCTTTTCACCACTGGCGCAAGGTTTATTGACGGATAAATACCTTCATGGCATCCCCGAAGATTCAAGGGCTGCGCGACCAACCGGTTTCCTTCAAAAAAGTCACATCACCGACGAACGCCTAAACCAGATCAGGGATTTAAACAGTTTGGCTGCGCAACGCGGACAGTCCCTGGCCCAAATGGCACTGGCCTGGATCCTGAAAGATGAGCGCGTAACATCTGTACTGATAGGCGCAAGCAGGCCAGAACAATTATCCGATTCATTAAAAGCTTTGGATAAGCTCCAGTTTTCGGTAGAGGAGTTAGCAAGGATAGAAGAAATTTTAGCCCCATAA